In Poecile atricapillus isolate bPoeAtr1 chromosome 9, bPoeAtr1.hap1, whole genome shotgun sequence, the following are encoded in one genomic region:
- the LOC131582217 gene encoding TOG array regulator of axonemal microtubules protein 2-like, whose product MALERSALCKLAQKNLERKKMELLEKELKRRRQTETSLQLPPQTVDTGNAEEASFSLLPVNGTTSSVQRKHPGSALKKKVLRKQDNVPLLPNMPIIHGNGIFPCKFSVTWQTATGAKRREEPLCGNRQKDTASCDPQQALLKALSLLGSNDWELKEKALSSIQQLAGSHSEVVLCRLCEICLAVTSEVSNLRSKVSYAAIITLGELFATLKKDMDSEVDEVAQVLLLMVWNSPEFVEKAANQTLGIMVENVTPAQALAALMDRGAKSRYVQVRKCAAKLLLSLMGTIGVTKLADTPRAESLAQVAGKLAQDGHKDTRHYGQEMVKMLLSHQKFKRLLEQSVSTCDLEDILTRIKKKEMENQKSEGPSVKMLVKKSSDSSKKPQATLPSVNDMPLFICSDASELLLQIVMPGVETLLQSDEFPYYKTHRSHMRRHLNLEIFDYFVLRISDSHKKVKQKVLDVLSEIIGILCLEPVLVEWVYPRSPEVVQRSALPVLWSFLGNKALPVRRANVRTVVTKLASALHEVMGTKLRKCAASQPPHVWENLSSILGW is encoded by the exons ATGGCTTTGGAAAG GTCTGCATTGTGCAAGTTGGCTCAAAAGAACTTAGAGCGGAAGaaaatggagctgttggagaaaGAGCTCAAGAGAAGGAGGCAAACAGAAACATCCTTGCAGCTGCCTCCACAGACAGTTGACACTGGGAATGCAGAAGAAGCAA GCTTTAGCCTACTGCCTGTCAATGGCACAACCTCCagtgtgcagagaaaacacCCTGGTAGTGCCTTGAAGAAGAAGGTCTTGAGGAAGCAGGACAACGTGCCCTTACTGCCCAATATGCCCATcatccatgggaatggcatCTTCCCATGCAAGTTTTCGG TGACCTGGCAGACGGCCACTGGTGCCAAGCGTCGAGAGGAGCCGCTGTGTGGGAACAGGCAGAAGGACACAGCCTCTTGTGACCCACAGCAGGCCTTGCTCAAGGCACTCTCCTTGCTGGGCAGCAATGACTG ggagctgaaggagaaggcaCTCTCCAGCATCCAACAGCTGGCTGGGTCCCATTCAGAAGTCGTGCTTTGTAGACTTTGTGAAATTTGCCTGGCAGTCACCAGCGAG GTGAGCAACCTCCGCTCCAAGGTGTCCTACGCTGCAATCATCACTCTTGGAGAGCTCTTTGCAACCTTGAAGAAGGACATGGACTCCGAGGTGGATGAGGTTGCTCAGGTCCTGCTCCTGATGGTTTGGAATTCCCCAGAGTTTGTTGAGAAAGCAGCCAATCAGACCCTGGGGATCATGGTTGAGAATGTGACTCCTGCACAAGCACTGGCTGCTCTCATGGACAGGGGAGCCAA GAGCCGCTACGTCCAGGTGCGGAAGTGTGCGGCCAAACTCCTCCTGTCCTTGATGGGGACAATTGGAGTCACGAAGCTCGCAgacacacccagggctgagagCCTGGCGCAGGTGGCAGGGAAGCTTGCTCAGGACGGTCACAAGGACACAAG GCACTATGGACAGGAGATGGTGAAGATGTTGCTAAGTcatcaaaaatttaaaaggcttttGGAGCAATCTGTTTCTACCTGTGACCTGGAAGATATTCTGACAAGAATTAAGAAGAAA GAGATGGAAAACCAGAAGAGTGAAGGCCCATCTGTCAAGATGCTGGTGAAGAAGAGCAGCGATTCCTCAAAGAAGCCCCAGGCCACATTGCCTTCAGTAAACG ATATGCCCCTGTTCATCTGTTCAGATGCATCTGAGCTACTGTTACAGATTGTCATGCCTGGTGTAGAGACACTTCTCCAGAGTGATGAGTTTCCTTATTATAAGACACACAGGTCCCATATGAGGAGGCATTTAAACCTGGAA atttttgattattttgtccTGAGAATATCTGACAGCCACAAGAAGGTGAAGCAGAAGGTGCTGGACGTGCTGTCAGAAATCATAGGCATCCTATGCCTTGAGCCCG TGCTTGTGGAATGGGtttatcccaggagccctgaaGTCGTCCAGCGCTCCGCCCTGCCCGTGCTCTGGTCCTTCCTGGGGAACAAGGCGCTGCCTGTCCGAAGAGCCAATGTCCGCACTGTGGTCACCAAGCTTGCCTCTGCCCTCCACGAGGTGATGGGCACCAAGCTGAGGAagtgtgctgccagccagcctcCACATGTGTGGGAAAACCTCTCCAGCATCTTGGGCTGGTGA